TTGGTGATGAACTCGGCAATGAACCCCTATCaaacaaaatcctaaaccaaGCTAATAAACCCACTGCCTCTGCTGATAAGACTCCATTATCCAACAACTATGAATTAACAAATCTTAGTGCTAATAAGCCCACTGCCTTTGTTGATAATACCTCACCACCCGACAACACAAAACCAGCAAATCCTGGTACTAATAACCCAATATCTCACAACAATGAACCCATTATCACATCCAACTCTAATCCTAACCAAGCTACTACTGTAAAGCCTATTAGCAAGACTCTTCCAATTATCCCAAAAACTAAACCCAAGTCAACGGCCAACTCAATGCCAAAACCTAATACTATATCTTCTTCCAAGCCCAAGCCAACTCAAAGTGTGTGTCCAAACCTAAAATAAACTCAAAGCCCAAATCCAACACTAAAGCCTATTGCACAAGGTCTATTTCAAAAGTGAGGCAAGTCCAGCAACCACACAAGAAAAAATAAGTTCTAATATTGCCTTCTTCTAAAAATGAACACACCACAAAGAACAGTTCATATGAATTTGGGAGAGATGATAGCTCAAGTGGTGGTGACATAGTTGGAAAAAGTATAAAGCCAAGAGAAGATACTTTAAGTTTAGGCATGCACCTGGAGAAACTTATGCAAAGTCTAAAAGGAAGTTAattaatgatgatgatgcatTGGTGGTGGATGATAAGGAGTGTGAGGTGGACTTAAGTTTTTTACAAGTTCTTGTCATAAGAGATGAAGATCTGGACAATGCTTTGGACCCAGGAACAGAATCTGATGAGGCCAACTCTTGGTACTCCGAAGAGATGAAGATTCCCCCCTTTAGAAGAAGAATTTTTAGAAGAAGAGCCTGATGACGTTTTCTTAGTATTTAGAGATGGTATTTGGTTTAGTGATTTAAAGTTTAATACAAAGTATGAGTTCAGAGAGATAGTGAAGGAGTTTACAATTCAAGAAGATAGATGGATTCAGTTTATTAAGAATAATACTGTGAGATGTAGGGCTGTGTGCAAGATTGAGGAGTGCAATTGAGTGGTTTATGCCTCACGGGATCATGAGAAAACATGTTGGCAAACTAAAATATTCAATGACGACCACACGTGTCCTAGAGAAGCCACCAACCGAGTTGCAAATAGGAATTGGTTGACTAGCAAGTTAGTGAAGAAGGTTAGGAAGTATCCTAACTTTAGACAATGTGAGGCAGTTGTGTACTTCAAGTCTAAGTGTGACCTGGTGTTAAATAGAAGTTTTATTTCTAGAGCTTTGGCATATGCTAGAGTTATAGTATATCGAGGTGAAAAAGTCCAATATATAATGGTGAGGGACTACGGTGAAACACACTTAAAGTGTAATCCGGGATCAACAGTGAGAATTGACACCATCCCACAACCAGATGGAGAGGTGATTTTTCAGAAGATGTATGTTTGTCTTAGTGGCTGCAAGAATGGGTTTAAGGCAGGGTGTAGACGACTGATTGGATTAGGCACGACATTCTTTAAAACACAAATTAGAGACCAGATTTTATCAACAGTGTGTCAGGACGTAAATCATCACATATATGTTATAGCTTGGGCAATTATAGATGTGGAGAACATAGAAAATTGAAAATAGTTTTTGGAGCTACTCCATGAGGATTTTGgaaactacaaaaaaaaaacaaataatgctTTATGAGGGACATGCAAAAGGTATATTCGTTAATcatctttttttcctttcataatacattttattattctaaaatggtttcataattcatattttttaatgttttcagAATTCTTTGAATGTAGAATTTTTTTACGAGAGATAAAAATACATGACActaattaaaatgaattaaagtTATATCAATTTGGTTACTTGTTATTGctgtttatttttcaattagaaGCTGGATTATAAGTAGTGTATTTGAGCTTGCTGTTCAGTTGTAAGATTTCAGGTTAATAATTGCTAGTTAGTAATGCTATTCAATTATTTGTTACATGTTAGTCTGAAAAGGATTTACTTTCTGAATAAAATATTGTGCATGGGGATAGTTATTATTCCATGTGAGTAGTCTAACATAGAGACAAAAATAGGAAACAATTTAAAGGTAGGGGACCATTTCAGATTCATTAAACAAATGCTATGGACTATTATGGGCTCATTTATTGTTTCTCAAGGACTATTTTGTATCATAACAAAAGTTACTTAATTGTTGTGTTCGCATGCAGGGCCTGATTTCTGCTGTTCAGGAGGTCATGCCTCATGTCCACCATAGATTCTGTGTGTGGCACTTATGAAAAAACTTTAACAAGCAGTGAAAAGATTTAGAATTAAAGGAGGTACTCTAGGAATGCACAATATCAACCACATATCAAGAGTTCTCTGATAACATGAAGAAGATTAAGAAAATTAATGAAGATGCTTGGAATTACTTTAACAAGTGGCCTAGAGAATCATGGACAAAGTCAGCATTTAGTCATAGCCGGAAGCTTGACAACATCTGCAATAATGCATGCGAGGTCTTTAATGCAATAATTAAAGAAGTAGGGGCCAAGCCAATCATCACTTTATTTGAGGAGGTCAGAATGTTTGTGATGAGAACGATAGCTAAAAATAAGATTAAGCTTGCCAACCATGTAAGGTTAAGCTTCCCAAGATCAGAAAGGAGTCTAAAAATTGGATGCCAATATGGATTGGAGATGATGAGTATGAAAAGTTTGAAGTGCATGGATATCCAACAAACATGGTAGTGAATTTGGACAAGCGGCTGTGCACATGTCAGTTTTGGATATTAACAGGTAATTAACCAGCATTTATATCCTCTTTTTTACGAATAATTAATACTTTAATGATACatttgtttgttattttctttaggAACGTCTTGTGTGCATGCTTGTGCGGCTCTTGCAATGGTGAATAAGAGACCTGAAGATTTTTGTCATAAGTAGTTCACCATGGACTCGTATAGAGACATTTACCcattacataaattttttaccTGGACAAATTTTTTGGGGGAAATTTGAGCACAATAGGCCACAAACAccaaagacaaagaaaaagattGGATCACTcacaaaagaaaaggagaaaggaTGCAGATGAGGACAATGGAGGaagtaaaaaatataagtttATTGGGGTCTTAAAGAGACAACTTAAACCCTTCACTTGCAGATACTACCTATAGAAGGGACACACAAAGAGGGATTGTCCAAAGAAGAGAGCAGCTGATGGTGCAGCTGCAGCTGTCGCTGTTGCTAAGACAAAACCCAATGCACAAGGAAATACAACACCAGGATCAACTGTTGATTCAAATTCTGTTGCACCAGAAGCTGTTGATGTTCCTGCTCAAGCTCCTCCAGATGTTGCATCGATTAATATCCAGGAAGTTGATATCGAGCTTTCTCAACCAAACTACTCAAATGCACAACAGTCTCAAGAGATAGTTACATTTAGTTTAACAAATCATATGTAAAATTATTGTGCACAATCAGCCTAAATTTATGTACTATTTAAATGAAATAGGCTCCACCTATAAGGCCATCCAAGTTGCAACCAGAAGGAGGTTCTTACTACCATCAGGATTGGTCACTATGGATCCACTATAAGAAACAAGCTCAGGCACAGCTTTCAGACTGACCAGCTTCTTGAAATTTGTCCCAATGCCCGACTTCAAGCCACCgagaaagaagaaatgaagatgtAGTTGATGGCAGTAGACCATTTTGAATGATATTAGGAATCTTTTTGTGAatgatacttttattttgtggCTTAAGTTTATGGAAGTAGACTATTTATCTATTTGAATACATTATATGATCTGATGGCAGTCTCTATCTTTACTATTggtgtattttaaatttagaactAGTCTTTACTTTTGTGGGAAAGTTGTCACTGATATGACAAGGGTTTGACTTGTTAAAACTCATTGTTACTTTTCTTGAAACCTATTGATATGGTaatatattattactattattatgaCAAATTGTTCTACATTTAATTATGCTATTGTAGATTTTTTTTgcaatatttttcaataattttgttggatgacaaaaaaaaacttgttttatgtttataaCAGGACTAACAACTTGAACATTTGACAATgacactttttctttcttctactaCACATTAACCCTAAACACATTAAACAAAATCAtgctcaaaatttaaataccaaCATGAAACCAGCAACAAATATTATAAACAGAGCCAACAATAACATATACAATTTTTGGGTTCTAACTTCATTTTCTAACTTCTTGATTCTCCAAGCCAAATTCATCCTCACTTGGTCAACATCCTCGGTAGAAGTTACCCTTCTACCGACATCTTCTTCTCTAATGTCAGCTCAGACAAATAAACCACACCACCTCTTTTCCTTGACATTGTAGTTAGGACACCCAAAGAATAGTTTGTTAGGGTTAGTCTTTGTTGTGGACCACCAAAGAACAGGACGGTAGCGACACCCACATCACTGTAGAACACTCAATGCTCTGCTTTAACTAAGAATCTTTGTGTTAGACCGCATAGAACTCTGACTCCTACTTGCAATCATGATCCTAAAATCAGAAGGGTGCACAACGAGTAAAGAGATGAAGAACCAGCaaaaaaatgggaagaagatGAATAAGTAAATGAAGCAATTTAGGTTATAAAGGGGACGAATACCAAATTGGAGCTAATCAGTGCTCCAGTGATGGAAAAAGGGGGAAGGACTAACGTGGTGCATTTTTCCAATCAGGAGGACTAATTTAGTGCAATTGGGATCTCGAGGACTAAATCATTGCAACACGCCAATGTCAAGGACCAAAGTGGGACTTAACTCCCTTTTCTTTAGTTCAGACTTCAAAGTGTCACGCTCAGACACCACCGTCTTCGTCTGGTTGTAGTATTCGAAGTTTCCAATCCACCAATTGCAGCTTCTTCTTCGAACTCGGTGTGTTAGATTCTGTTCTTCGTTTGTCAGCAACAACTTCCTCCAATCCACCATCGTCATGCTCGTCGCCTGACTTCCGTCTCCGTTGcacttctgtctctctgctcaGAAGTTAAAATGAAGGTTTACAATTCTGCTAGTGCAACtcaaattgatttttttcgtttatattttattttttattattggctttttattatttaatttaggaTTCTATTGCTGGTAGTGCTATTTAGATTAAATTGTTTAATGATTAGCTCTGTCCATTATTACTATTTTGTGCTATgctgtattttattttgttaattttttgtgctgtgctaaaaataatttagcTGAAATTATGCTCGTTACTACTacttattgttaatttttgaaaaattttattaatttttgttaaaattatgcTGAAATGATGTCATTACTAATGCTTAtggttaatttttgaaaaaatttattaatcttTGTTAAAAATATGCTAAAATAATGCTCATTgttaatctttaaaaaatattattaatttttgttaaaattatgcTGATTATTATTGCTCATTGTTAATCTTTAGAAAAGTTTATTAATCTTTATTAAAACTACGCTGAAACCTTATTAATACTTGTTAATCTTtggacttttttttatttgacttttgaatttgtattttgCTAAGATTATAAGACTTTAgttgatataatattttaaatatggatgatattttaatatttatattagactataattatgttttaatatatttgtttatattttatttataattttattataaaacaatttttttcgaTTAAATTGGTTGAACTAATAAACTAGTAACTAAAACGGTTCAATGATTGGTCCAATTTTTAAAACCTTGATCATAATATAATCATCTCTTTCTAAGATTAgttttgatattattattaaatttaggAGTGTTCATGGATCGGATCCCAATCCGCAAACCCGAAATGTTTATCCGAATCTAATATGAAAATTTCGGATATTGATCCGATCTACAAGGCTATCGGATCCACATATCCATAGatctgtaaaaaaataaaaaaataaatattctttatattttatttcaattaatcattatcatatatgttgtattattttattatttaaaaaaatatatgtttaataatatttttggaataaacttatttaaaagagtgaaaaaagtgaattttattgacaattttgtaataaaaataagcttttcaaaatattgTTATATTTTGCAAATATATCCGATATCTAATTCGATCCGCATGAAAAAAATACGCGAATACTAGATCTGATTTGATAATTTCAGTACAGATCATATCAAAATTTTGGTCATATCCAATCTTCGTTCACCCAAACTTAAATTTGTTCtttaaaaaaaccggtcaacaatGAAAAAAACCCGGtcaacaaataaaaagaaagagagagcgCCCCATTCGAGTAAGGACAATGTGGGTTGGTTTGAGTCGATCCAAATTGTCATTGCTATGTTAAAAATTGAAACCATGGCCCGAGTTCAATTTTGCCTATGGATAAGATCTAGTAATAAAATTGGGTTCATCTTTATTTAGACCATGTGTGTTTATCCACTCAACTTAATAACTACAAAATTTAACCAAATTTGTTAcaataaagtgacatttttctttgttaatttttcttttaaaataacacACCTTAATTATAGAATAACTAAAGAAATAATTGTAATtcattgttattaattatttgatccTTACTAAaacttttttccattttttagctATCTATTTAACTTTATATGtgatcaaataaaatttattttatttaaactaatatattttgtatatataaatgCCAACAAAACTAATCAAacaatgaaataaaacatatcTACAATCTAAAacactttatatttttttatttattgattaggccattaattaataaatttttattaaactatCTCATCAttggtatatatatatcaatttattttctattatttagaTATCGGGTATTTTCCGTCTATGTAAAAGGAATTCCAAGTTTTaagtttttgatatttttattttatttaaaaaaagtttaaattgtgTATTCTATCTTTTTTTCACGACTAAATTATCAAGATAATACTCAAAAATTTATGTCACTCACAAAAGTAACTTTAAGGATATTAACCATGaataagtttttgaaaaattaaaaaaatataacaaNNNNNNNNNNNNNNNNNNNNNNNNNNNNNNNNNNNNNNNNNNNNNNNNNNNNNNNNNNNNNNNNNNNNNNNNNNNNNNNNNNNNNNNNNNNNNNNNNNNNNNNNNNNNNNNNNNNNNNNNNNNNNNNNNNNNNNNNNNNNNNNNNNNNNNNNNNNNNNNNNNNNNNNNNNNNNNNNNNNNNNNNNNNNNNNNNNNNNNNNNNNNNNNNNNNNNNNNNNNNNNNNNNNNNNNNNNNNNNNNNNNNNNNNNNNNNNNNNNNNNNNNNNNNNNNNNNNNNNNNNNNNNNNNNNNNNNNNNNNNNNNNNNNNNNNNNNNNNNNNNNNNNNNNNNNNNNNNNNNNNNNNNNNNNNNNNNNNNNNNNNNNNNNNNNNNNNNNNNNNNNNNNNNNNNNNNNNATaaatttcatcaatttttttttaatttttttattctttaatttctctcttcaaccaaacaaatttttttttcttcttctatttttccttCACACAAAtattaggtagcgtttgttttgcaGTACTGGGAtagagactgagagactgagacacagtatcatgtttgttagttcagagattggtattaaaatttctgtttctaccctcaaaatttcagtatttcggTGCCTCCAAAATGTAGAGACATAGGGGATTGATATTTTTAGAAacagagactgaaactttaataatattttatacctaaaatactctcattttaattaattaattttaattttatcctttgtgtaaattaaattagagttttattcttgtttcaatttttgtctctcacttgacaccaaacataatacttaaatttatttcaatctccGTCTCTTaatctctgtctctcagtctcaatCTTTCAATATCTGTCTCTTCATCAAACGCTACGTTAGAGATGATATAGTCGATAACATGTAACAGAGTAACAGACTGCTGGGTAActtttttctcatcttataaGAGCCTTGAAAACGACATCGTTTTGCACGGGAAAGGTGGCACACGGCACTGGCCAACACATAGCCACGTTCCAATATTGCACCAATAACACGACAACACTGGCGCCCATCTTCATCCTTACAAGTCACAACTTCCCCCCACATAAATATCTTCTCCCCTCGCTCTTCTCACTTCTCACTCAAACCCCTCCCCCTCCCGCcggtctttctttcttttcttcctcctcttgttgTTTCTGCCATGGCTGCGAATCTGGGCAACCTGGCACTCTTACTAGACATAGCTTCCCCGCGGAGCATCATTCTCGACAGGAAGCTTATTCGCCCCGCCGGGATCGACGTTGTTTTGAGCTTGTCACCCAAAAGGGACCATGAGGGAGAGTATCGgagcagcaacaacaacctccGCGCGGTGATGGCCCGGGGGAAATCCAACTCCGAGAAGAACGGGGTCGGGTATGACGCCGAGTCCAGCGACGAGGACAATAATGGCGGAGGCGGCGGGTTCTGGGAGACTGAGGAGTGGGAGAATGAAATACGGAGGAGAGTAAGGGATTTCGAGGACAGGAGAGCGCTTGAGAAGAAGGCCGAGGAGTTGCAGAGCCGCGGCGGCGATGGGACGCAAGGAGGAGAGGAAGGTACGGAGGAGAccgaggaagagaagaagatgagagtGAGAAGAGAGCTCGAAAAGGTTTTGTTTGTTTCAATTGACCTATTGGTGATAGATACATGATGAGATGGGATCTTAACTTTTATgtttaatgaatgaatgtggcGTGCAGGTGgctaaggaacaagaagagagGAGAGCGACGGCGCAATTGATGTTTGATTTGGGTCAGAAAGCTTACGGAAAAGGCATGTACGGACGTGCCATTGAGTTTCTTGAAGGTGCACTCACTATCATCCCCAGGCCTACTTTATTTGGTGGTGAGGTTGGTCGGCTCACTTCTCTCTGTTTATCTCTCTAATTGATGAGTGTAGATggagggtttttagggttttgttatTTATTTCAGATTCAAATATGGCTTGCTATGGCTTATGAGGCCCACAACCGCCACAAAGACTGCATTGATCTGTACAAGCAACTAGAGAAGACGCACCCCAGTATTAGCATCCGCCGTCAGGCCTCTGAGCTTCGCTACATTTTGCAAGCGCCCAAGCTCAAGATATCACAAGAGGAGATGGTCACCATACCCTTGATTGGTTCTAGTTACGACAGGTTCTTTCATTCTTACCATAATCTTTATACAATCCTAGTTTGTggcaacaaattatttttcttgtatGTTGATGCATGATTCACAACTAGACAATGAACACAAGCAATTTGGCTCAATTTCCACAAATATCATTGCTTTTTTATTCCTTATCAATCTTTTTCAGTGGTTATTGACTTGTATAGAGTATAGGTGATACAGAAGGAATTTCATTTCTTGCAACTTGCTCAAGTTGTTGTACTGTTCATGTCAAATCGTCAATGTGTGATAATCTCTATTCATGTCTTATTGTCACTGAGCTGTGTCCCACTACACTGAACTGCCTCGGCATTTGTCACATTGTGGTGGATCATAACTATTAACTGCATATATAGTAATTTAAATTGCACTTTATTACTTTTGTGACTTGGagcaaattagaaaaataatattttatttgt
The genomic region above belongs to Arachis duranensis cultivar V14167 chromosome 3, aradu.V14167.gnm2.J7QH, whole genome shotgun sequence and contains:
- the LOC107481365 gene encoding uncharacterized protein LOC107481365: MAANLGNLALLLDIASPRSIILDRKLIRPAGIDVVLSLSPKRDHEGEYRSSNNNLRAVMARGKSNSEKNGVGYDAESSDEDNNGGGGGFWETEEWENEIRRRVRDFEDRRALEKKAEELQSRGGDGTQGGEEGTEETEEEKKMRVRRELEKVAKEQEERRATAQLMFDLGQKAYGKGMYGRAIEFLEGALTIIPRPTLFGGEIQIWLAMAYEAHNRHKDCIDLYKQLEKTHPSISIRRQASELRYILQAPKLKISQEEMVTIPLIGSSYDSYAGTWSDKYKDKDRISGSVTNQLPSSRDYLGDFLVWKPPIGLEKSRAFWIGLTVWLGLVGAALIIQK